The genome window TGGACTATCCTCAACTCCGCTGTATCTAAAAATTGCAGTTAATCTTTTTCCTAAAAATTTCTGTGCATTCTCCAAGCGGTAATTCTCTGCATCACCCAATACATCATGCGCTAATTCTAGCGAAAATTCATGGTGTTTTTTTGCACTTTGAACCAATTTGAAATGTTTGAAAAAATTGATTATTTCACCTTCAATCACCAAACTAAGCTTTACAACACGATTAATTCCCAGTATATCATGTTCAGGAATTGTTTTCGCATTGTATATTTTTGAAGTAGGTTGATTTCCCCATAAATCCTTGTCCACATACGTTTTCGCATTGGGAACAATCGGTTGATTCATGAACATTTTCGAATAATCTTGTGTTTTTTCAAACGATTGATTCAATTTTCCATCCGTTACTTTTGCAATTTTAGCATCAACTTGCGACGTTATTTTGTTGTCCAAAGCATTTATTGCATCATCTTTTAGTTTAGATGGATCAACAGATGGTTTATTTTTTGGAAGTTTATCATCTTGAAACATAGTAATAGAGTTTAGGTATTTAGCTTAAAATTATACAATTAAGGAATGAGAATGCATTAATTTTTTGTTAAAACATCTCATTTACAAACAAAAAACTCCTGATGCAGCCTTCGCATCGCACCAAGAGTTTCAAATTTTCATAAGTTGGTTGGTTAGTAAACTTATGCGATTTTCGATTGAAATAAATTATCGAGCTGAAGGCCAAACACCGTCGTAAGAAGCTGTTCCGTAATCGATTTTCTCTGCACTCACTACAAATGAAATTAACATATTGTTGTCGTTTAATGCATCAAAATTTAATTCGTGTTGAATAACGTAACCGTTTTCCCACTTCAAGTTGATTAAAACACCTTCTTCGTGTGCTTTATTAAACGTAATATCACCAACAGTTGGTTTATATTTTCCGTTTAATAAACTTTCCAAAATCGTAGAACTTTCAGTTGCTTCTACCGTCACTTTAATTAAAGCGTTAGATGGATCAGAAGCTACACGCCCCGAAACATCAGTAGTTCTTGAAACTTGATAATCTAATTTGATGATTTTTTGATCCTCACCTCCGTTGAATTTTAAGACTCCTCTTGAATTGTTAGCCATAGTTGTAAATTTTAAGATTGATTTATTTTAATTTTTATCTAGGACTAAATTAGAAACAGATATTTTAATTAACCGTTTTTAAACGTTTACAATCGAATATGTAGTAGTTTTACGACATATGCATAACATAGTAGCGCATTAATTCAGGAAAATATTTTTAAAATGAATATTTATTCTAATAATATTTTTAGTGTATTTAATTAAATCAAGCCAAATTGTTAACATTTAACTTCTTGTAAAAAATATTTTTTGAAGAAGTTTAGAATTTTTTGGCGTGAAATATATTTCTTTTATAACTAACATTATAAAAGTGTTGTGGATTGTATCTAAATAAGCGTAAATCCTTTTGGTAATTCAGTTTTAGATTTATAAGACTTTATAAACTCAGAAAAATATTCAGAGAAAATGTACATAATATAATTTTAGAGTGTTTATTTAGAATACAACTACTATTATTTTTACGACGTAAAATATAGTCAAGTTTCCTAAAAACATATCATTACTTCTTACAATTATCCTCAAACATACTATAACCATCCCACAATAAATTATGGTTTCACGTAAAAGCAAAAACTATAAAATTAATTCTAAAGAGATTGTGCCTAAAATTAAAATCGCGCAGTTAATTGTAGTTATAACTTTTAAGTATCTTATTTAATATTTCTATTTGTAGTGCTGATATCAAAAATGCTATGGTTAAAAATGAAATAGTTGAAATTGTTTCATTTAAATATAGTTGAAAATCCAAACCATACAATTTCTCTAAATAATCATGACTTATTATCGTACTTATAGCTAAACCAATTCCGGTAGATAAAACAACTGATAGGAATTTAACGAACTTTTGAATTTGACTAAATTCTTTATTTTGTGTTTGAATTGAGTAGATTAGCGATAATCCAAAAGTTAGACCTATTAATAATAATTGTGATTTTAGAGAAATTCCTCCTTTTCTGAACGGAGATTCTATAAAGAAAGAGATAAAAAATATGATCAATAATATTGATAGAATTTTCTTAATTGAAAATAGCATTTTTAAGGTTCAGTGATTTTAATTTTATAAATACAGCTAACGTTTTTTTATACTTGTACAGTAGTTCCACTTGTCAGTAAAAGGTTTCTAGTTTATTACTTCTCCAGTTTCAATCCAATGGTCAACTTTTTTACGTTTTATCATATTTTCGGAATTATCTATTCCATAATCAATTGTATACATATTATCATAACTTCTAAGGTTATTGTTAGATAAAACAATATTTAAAGGAAATAAAAGCCAGCGAAAATTAAATTCCTGTGCATCTGAGTTATATTGATTATATTTTTCTTGCAATTCTTCATTTAATTTTTTGAACTTTTTATCATCATAAAGTTTCTGATTAATCTTGTATTCTGTCCATAAATTATCATTTATTTTATTAGAATTTTTGATGATTGAATCCGATTTTTTTGCTAAAACTTTTAGACTATCAGAAACATTAGAATTAAGTATTAATTTATTTCTTTCAGACATTTTGTCTTTGTATGCAAGTAAAGAATTTTTAGGTTTTTCGTTTTCTTTAATTAGTTCTTTTGATAATCTAAGATTGTAAAAATAAATCAGAGAGGTTATTGCAGTAATAAAAATTAGTAACGTAAGAAGGCAACCTTTTATAAATTTCATAGTTTGACGATAATTCGATATATTTTCGCTAATATATCAATTAACTAAGTTTAATATAAATGTTTCTGAAAATACTATTGACATCCTTATTTTATATAATATTCCTATAAATATAAAAAAAACCATCTCACAATAAATTACGATTACATGTAAAAACGAAAAACCTCATTTAAAAATATTTAAACGAGGTTATTGATTTCTTTCCTTCAATATAGAAAAATGTGTATCTCTAAATTGATAAAAATAAATAAGCTTAAATAATAATAGAACGTTTACCAATTCCTTTATCGTATGGAGAGGTTCCCCATGAAACTCCAGAAGCAGGTACAGCTCTTTCTCTACCCCAATTTCTAATTGATTCAATTTTTTCAGGAGCTGTTTTACTCAATGGAACTATATTTTTAAAACATTTTTCAAAAAGTGTATCATCTACTATCTCATCCCCATGGATAACAGCCTGTATTGCTACATCTCTTACTGCACCCTCAATATCTGATCCTGCAAATCCTTCTGAAATTTCAACAAGTTGATTGAGAGTCTCAGCAGATGGTTGATTTAAAAGATTACGTTTTATGTATAAATTAATAATATCCATTCGTTCAGCTTCTCCTGGTAGATCAACAAAAAATAATTCATCAAAACGTCCTCTACGTAAAAGTTCGGGAGGTAATTTAGAAACGTCATTTGCCGTTGAAACTACAAATACTTTTGCCATACTTTCCTGAAGCCAAAATAAGAATTGTCCAACCATTCGAGTTGAAGTTCCTCCATCATTAGCGCCAGTAGCACCAGAAAGCCCCTTTTCTATCTCATCAATCCATAAAATACAAGGTGCCGCATTATCTGCAGAAGCCAATGCTTCTTTTAATCTATTTTCAGATTGTCCTAAATATTGTCCTTGTATTGCTGCAAGATCAAGTCGATATAAAGGTAAATTCCAATTTGCAGCAATAAATTTTGCTGATAATGATTTTCCACAACCAGGTACACCAACTAATAATACACCACGCGGAGGTCTCATCTTTCTAGCTTTTAAATCAGCTGTTAATAATTGCTTTTGATTATCAAGCCAGCTTTGGAGTCCACTAAGACCAGCTACTGATAAAGTAGAAGGATCAAGCTTCACTTTTTCTAATCCAGATATATCACTAAATAACTTATCCTTTGCATTACTCAACTCTTTGATATCATCTTTTGTCAAAGATCCTTTTGCCATTTGAGTTGCCAATACATTTTCTGCTTCAATCTTTGTCATATTAGCTAAAATAGATGCAGCCATTCTATATTCTGTTTCTTCCCATTCTAGCGGTATAGATCCTTTGTAAGGAATAACACATTCTTTAACCACTTCTAGCATTTCTTCTTCATTAGGCGGATCAAGCGTTATAGTCATTCCCAAACGTTGCAACTGAGGCCAAATACTCTTAGTCGTAATCAAGCAAATACTTCCTCCTCTTTCTATTGCCTGTACAATACAATCGTAGATATGTCTCGAAACTAAATTATCATCTTCTACATCACTAACTTCTGTAAATACAAAAGTTAAATTCTGTCTTTGCGAAATATTTTGTACGGCATAATCTAAACCTCCTGCTACAGAACGATCTTCATTTACACTCTTCTTTGATTTTATATCCATTGTACCATGAGATAAACTATGGACATAAATTGGTATATTAATTTCTTCTGCTAATTGTTGAATAACTTCTAAAACCCGTGCTCTTTCTATACTTCTAATTGAGATAAAAGGTATTCTTGCTCGAAACATTCGTAAAAGCGAAGTTTTGAACTCTGTTTTATTTGCCATATTAAAATAGTATCTTTCTACCTGTTGGTGGTATTAATGTATTTGTTATCTCTTTACTCTTTTTGTTTTCAGATTTAATTTCTTCTGGTAATTCACTCAAATAAAATGCATTCAACATAATTAACATTTGTTCTTTACCATTAGAATTTTTTGAAACATTATCTTTTAAAGATTGTTTAATTTCATTTACAAAGTCTTCAAGATCTTTCTTTAGTGTTTTTTGTAAATTTTCAGGAAAACCTTTTAATCCTACGAATTTATTTAATGGGTATAAATTTTGCTTTCCATTTCTCAAAGCAATTTCAAAGTCATTCATAGTTTTAAAATTTTGAAATTGAAATGAACGGTGAAATTGATCAAGCCAAGATTGTTTACGTTTTTTATAAGCTTCTTCTACTCTTGAATAAAAACGTGAAACTGTTCCAGCATCTACGGTAAAACTTCCATTACTCAAGTCTTCGAAAACCGTATCATTTCCATTCCCGAATTCATCCAATAGTTTAACCCAGTCCGAATATGTTGTTAGCCCTACCATTATTGCGGTTTGATTCGTGGATTTATAAATTGGTTTGGCGGAACTATATCCCAATCAGGAAATTTAGAATTTCCTTTTTCAGCTTCTGTTCTTCCCTGAAACAAATTTGGTTTCGGATTAGTCACACTGCTTTCTTTCTTTTGTTCGATATTATTCTCTTGATTAGTTATTGGGTTTTCATTGGTATTGTCACCTAAAATAATTTTATTCATCAATCTAAGTTTAAAATGTTAAATAATATTTCTTGCCGTTTCTTTTGATATGCTCGAGAAATCTTCGGGAATAATTGATTGTAAAAGCTCTCTTACTTTTTCTGCATTTCTATCTTCCATTGTATGTTCTTTTCTGTAATCAACTGTTTCAGCTATACATCCTCTTAAAACTTCTTTTGCTTTTTGCTTACGTTCTTCGATATTCTCTATTATTCTTTTTTTCTTTTTCTTATGACTATTTAGAGCATTCCATATCAAAACTGCTCCAATACCAAGTCCAACTATACCCGCTATAGGATGCAAACTAAAAGCCCAAAAACCTAGTATACAAATAAATGCTCCAATCAATACACCAGCAAAAGGAAATGAAAGTTCACGAAGTTTAGCATCTAACATATTCTTATAAAAGATTTCTTGCTCTTCTATAAGTTCATTTTCATTACTACCATCTTTAGTAGTTGTTTTGAAATCGTCTATATTAAGTTCAACTAGTTGTGGAATTTTACTTCTACTTTGTGCAGTAAATGTATCGTGAGCTTCAATTATCCAAGGTTGACTTATCGAAACAGCTAGTGCTTGAGTAACTTTTGTTGCCCCAGCCAATTCAGGATTAAACGATGCGTTTGTTAGAAGTTGTAAAAAGTCAACCTTTTCATCGAAAATATGTTTTTCAGCATTCATCATTGCTTGCGCAGCTGTTTTATCTCCATGCATTTGAATGATAAGTTGATTCAATCTAACTTCTTCTTGCAATGGCAATTCTTCATCATCAAAGTTTGTTACCAATAAAGAAAGAATCTCATCTAATTGAACTTTAACACTTTTTGAAAAATCTGCTGAAGAAGATACGATGTCATTAAAATGAGTATTTAAAATATCATGTGTTTTAGCTTCTTTCAAAGAATTTTCTAAAAGATCCCAATTGGTTGAAAACTTCTCTAATAAAGGATATTTACCTTCTGGTAAAGAACCTTTAGCTTCGAAGAATGCTACCCATTGTGATTTTTGCTCGTTAATATACGTATCTCCTTGCGTAAGCTGATCTAACCAATTTTTTACATTTGTTATCATTAATTGTCTTGCAGCAGGAGGAAATACACCGGTTGTTACAGCCTCAAGAATAACGATAAATTCTCTGTCCAAATGATGTGGATTTTGATGCATAAAATAGCGTTCTAACCATTTCATACTCGCTTCATTTCTTGCAAGCCTCCTCATAATTAGCATAAAGAAAAGTGTTGTTTTATAATCATCTCTTTTTAATGCCTCATTCAATGCTTTTTCATTTGTACCTCTATCACTTCTTACCCAAGCTGCTAACGCTACTAAAGCGGGTGCTAACCAGTAACCTGGTGCTTTTATCATCACCTCTTCGGTTGTAAATTTTAATGTATCATCACTCACAACACCTGTATCCACACCTTGTAAAATTCCAGTTGCCATTCTTCGTACATCTGCATAATAACCAAATTTAATCTGTAAATCTTGTTTCAAGTTACCTTGTCGTGTTTCAGCAAGTTGCAAAGCTTTATGTTTAATATCTGCTGCAACAAAATCTGCAAAAGCCTCAGCAAGTTTCACTAATTCACTTTCTAATTGATCTTGTTTAAAATTAAGTGTTCCTAATTCGGAATGTACGCCTGAAAGATCACTACTAATTGACCGTAAAGCACTATTAATAATAGATAGGTCTGCATATGATATTACCTGTTGTGACATATTTATACGTGTTTATTAAATTTATAATTTAGATGCTGTTCCGTCTTCGCGAATTAAGATCATTTTGTCAGTATAAACCTCAACCATTGCATAAGCATTATGCATAGCTACTGTTCTAGCTTTTTCAAAATCACCCTCCATTATTTCATTACTTTTGTAATGTTTAATAATTTGATTACCAATCAAATCAAGTGTATGTACTTCATAAGGATGTCCAAGAAAACATTTAGAAACTATACCCAGGGGCAAACTCGCTAATTCGGCTGTACCAAACTCTTCTTGTATACAATTCATTAACTCCTCCATTCCTTTTGTTTCTGTCAGGGTTTTTGCATCAAGTCCAGCTATCAAATCCATGTATTTTTTTGATCGCTTTCTTAAAATATCTCTATCACTAATAAAACCTGCGGTAATTGTTGACTTTTTGCTGGTATCAAGATTTATATTGTCATTTTGTAAAATTATTCTTGTCATTATTTTTAGTTTTATACTATTTTATCAAATATCAAAAAACTATCTCACAATAAATTATGGTTTCACGTAAAAGCAAAAAAACGCTTTCAAAAAATCTAAATTTTAATTTTTATTGAAAAAGAGGATCAAATACAACTACAATTTCATTATTACCTTCCAGATGAATGTATTTTTTAATTTCCTTTACAACAGAATGAATATCTTTTCCATTTATTTTAAGATATTTGTAATATGGATGGTAAAACAAGAGCAAATATAAAACCTGGTATGCTGGTTAATATTGTATTGAAAA of Empedobacter falsenii contains these proteins:
- the tssD gene encoding type VI secretion system tube protein TssD, translating into MANNSRGVLKFNGGEDQKIIKLDYQVSRTTDVSGRVASDPSNALIKVTVEATESSTILESLLNGKYKPTVGDITFNKAHEEGVLINLKWENGYVIQHELNFDALNDNNMLISFVVSAEKIDYGTASYDGVWPSAR
- a CDS encoding ATP-binding protein; its protein translation is MANKTEFKTSLLRMFRARIPFISIRSIERARVLEVIQQLAEEINIPIYVHSLSHGTMDIKSKKSVNEDRSVAGGLDYAVQNISQRQNLTFVFTEVSDVEDDNLVSRHIYDCIVQAIERGGSICLITTKSIWPQLQRLGMTITLDPPNEEEMLEVVKECVIPYKGSIPLEWEETEYRMAASILANMTKIEAENVLATQMAKGSLTKDDIKELSNAKDKLFSDISGLEKVKLDPSTLSVAGLSGLQSWLDNQKQLLTADLKARKMRPPRGVLLVGVPGCGKSLSAKFIAANWNLPLYRLDLAAIQGQYLGQSENRLKEALASADNAAPCILWIDEIEKGLSGATGANDGGTSTRMVGQFLFWLQESMAKVFVVSTANDVSKLPPELLRRGRFDELFFVDLPGEAERMDIINLYIKRNLLNQPSAETLNQLVEISEGFAGSDIEGAVRDVAIQAVIHGDEIVDDTLFEKCFKNIVPLSKTAPEKIESIRNWGRERAVPASGVSWGTSPYDKGIGKRSIII